Proteins from a genomic interval of Clostridium sp. AN503:
- a CDS encoding CARDB domain-containing protein, producing MKMWKRSLTALLAVLMTIAAMPVTAFADEVSVSTDKITRGKTGKNMTVSFQVDSHGTRIEDAAIAFDVTGGEIWDEDEEDRTHGYAFPFEDTTSLPDRDNPKRIGALSGKKTVSLTGRVRSDLSEGYYKVPVIVLRKVSGEGYTDQIGYGDLQVWITKSTTTGDDDDDENKTYDFVLGEGQSTPDGTYPNVMNFTINLRNNSPATVYNVKASMVLDPDSAKFPFQINDANYDRMFEKIGVDETVPLGYSFAIREDTYTGYYPINMKIFYSDSSTGDELQTYETSFYVHVNNKEKEDDYEEFNEHDRTKARLIVDGFVTTPETIIAGESFDLVLQVKNASSSVSASDILLTVESEKVSDSPVFTTESGSTSVALSSLGAGATKEVKFRLSSRAGVDQRSYGLTIKAKFDSPEFKNAEESMAVDIPIKQIPRLNTGTFEIMPESISVGEESNIMFGINNTGKVMLYNVMVKFEADSIQTTDTYVGNIKPGETGNVDCMLTGAAPTADDGKVKVIISYEDENGEVSEEEKELSLFVTEDMSFMEDMDVGNFDDIPMEEPGFMEKYQNLLLPAALGAVAVLSLILIVIGIKYRKHKKEQEAFEDDEE from the coding sequence ATGAAAATGTGGAAACGTAGTCTGACCGCCCTCCTGGCGGTACTCATGACGATTGCAGCAATGCCGGTGACCGCGTTTGCCGATGAGGTATCCGTATCAACCGATAAGATCACCCGCGGCAAAACTGGAAAGAACATGACAGTGTCTTTCCAGGTTGACAGCCATGGAACCAGGATCGAGGATGCGGCGATCGCATTTGATGTGACCGGAGGCGAGATCTGGGACGAAGATGAGGAAGACAGGACGCATGGCTATGCATTTCCATTTGAGGATACCACATCCCTTCCTGACAGAGACAATCCGAAAAGGATCGGAGCCCTGAGCGGCAAAAAGACCGTTTCCCTGACAGGCCGCGTGCGCAGCGACTTATCCGAAGGCTACTATAAAGTTCCGGTCATTGTTTTGCGTAAGGTGAGTGGAGAAGGCTACACAGACCAGATCGGATACGGAGACCTCCAGGTCTGGATCACCAAATCCACCACCACAGGCGACGACGATGACGATGAGAACAAGACCTATGACTTTGTCCTGGGCGAAGGACAGAGCACACCGGACGGCACTTATCCCAATGTGATGAATTTTACCATCAACCTCCGCAACAACAGCCCCGCCACCGTATACAACGTAAAGGCAAGCATGGTTTTAGACCCGGACAGCGCCAAGTTCCCCTTCCAGATCAATGACGCCAACTATGACAGGATGTTTGAAAAGATCGGAGTGGATGAGACCGTACCCCTGGGCTACAGCTTTGCGATCCGCGAGGATACATACACCGGTTACTATCCGATCAACATGAAGATATTTTACTCCGACAGCTCCACAGGCGATGAGCTGCAGACCTACGAGACCTCCTTTTACGTCCATGTGAACAACAAGGAGAAGGAGGATGATTATGAGGAATTCAATGAACATGACAGGACAAAAGCACGTCTGATCGTAGACGGATTCGTAACTACTCCTGAGACCATTATCGCCGGAGAAAGCTTTGACCTGGTACTGCAGGTCAAGAACGCGTCCAGCAGCGTCTCCGCCTCCGATATCCTTCTGACCGTAGAGTCGGAAAAGGTATCCGACAGCCCGGTATTTACCACGGAGTCCGGCTCCACCTCCGTTGCCTTAAGCTCCTTAGGAGCCGGGGCGACAAAAGAGGTAAAGTTCCGCTTAAGCTCCCGGGCGGGTGTGGATCAGCGTTCCTACGGCCTGACGATCAAGGCCAAGTTCGACAGCCCGGAGTTCAAGAATGCAGAGGAGAGCATGGCGGTGGATATCCCGATCAAGCAGATCCCGCGTCTGAACACAGGTACCTTTGAGATCATGCCGGAGTCCATCTCCGTTGGAGAAGAATCCAACATTATGTTTGGTATCAACAATACCGGAAAGGTCATGCTCTACAATGTGATGGTCAAGTTTGAGGCGGATTCTATCCAGACCACGGACACCTACGTCGGGAATATCAAGCCCGGCGAGACAGGCAATGTGGACTGTATGCTGACCGGTGCTGCGCCTACGGCTGACGACGGGAAGGTAAAGGTCATTATCTCATACGAGGATGAGAACGGCGAGGTTTCCGAGGAAGAGAAGGAACTGTCCCTGTTTGTGACGGAGGATATGTCCTTTATGGAAGATATGGACGTGGGCAATTTCGATGATATTCCCATGGAAGAGCCGGGATTTATGGAAAAGTACCAGAACCTTCTGCTGCCGGCAGCATTGGGAGCTGTGGCGGTATTGAGCCTGATCCTGATCGTGATCGGGATCAAATACCGGAAACATAAAAAAGAGCAGGAAGCATTTGAGGATGACGAGGAATAA